Sequence from the Microplitis demolitor isolate Queensland-Clemson2020A unplaced genomic scaffold, iyMicDemo2.1a ctg00000141.1, whole genome shotgun sequence genome:
ATGTCAGCtgccattaaattaattgaagcgATTGGCGCCGAAGTTGTTGAGTGCATTGTATTAATGGAATTAAATTCACTTAATGGCCGATCAAAAATATCAGTACctgtattttcattaatccagtacaattaataaaaatatttaatctcgtgataaattttataaatttacattccaatgtaaatgtttttataaccAATTGTCTTTTTCTACAATTTATatctcaattttaaataaattaaaaattaatatctcattactttttttttataaaaatttcaaataaatcagtCAACAAAatcattacttaaaaaaataatttacatgatTAACTGtttgattaaaaacaaaaaaacatatttaatttatttaccgttagattaaataaaatattatataatgtcTCTATCTTTTACacttaatagtttttaaaaattctccaacTTCTTCTTCAAGTGCCTCCACATCATTTCGTAGTTTATTGTAAGAGTTAACTCTTGATCGTGAATTAAATTCATCACTCGCAGAATTAATTTCTGTGAGATTTATACTTTCGCTCAGTGGCAATTGTCGATAGAGTTTTTGACGTTCACTAGCAACTGAGGCTTCAGATACTCGAAGCTGCTCATTATAACATCGTTGTAAttctaaacaaataataaaatttatttttatcaaaaatctttaaaaataatgatgataaattatcaatacctCGAAGTCTCTGGTTTTGAACTTCTTTGATAAAATTGTCCTTTTCATCTTCTaatctttttttctcaatattctCCAACACTTCTTGTCGTTTTTTACGTAAAGTTATTTCTTCTTCTCTTAAATTAATCAACTCagtcattttttctttattttcaataataaatttaggatattcttcgaataaaaataatggataTGGTCCATCTGGTGGTAATGCACAGAATgtttctctaaaaaaaaaacaaaaaaaaaaattatttcagtatattaaattgcaagtactaaaattaaaaaataaataattagggGAGCGTGTGATCGCctcgattataaaaatttaaaaaaattcatcgaataataaattttgaatttaattttattctttaactcTTATTATGGTATCAcagaaaaaacagaatattaaaaattaaaaaataacagtaaaatGTGGagtctgttatcaataattagtactattatatgtttaatgcaaagtagtttactaatttttgtagattcctaaaaattactatcaattatttcaaaaagtaagtaaatattattacttttaggtataatacgtgacATATGAGTgagagtttattaatttatggcataatctattaaaaagtaatgattggtcaaactaaaaattggtatcttagatactgattttttcggccgaaaatttcaaaagttactaactcttattttataaattcgatatcactgatcaattattaccttaaaatatcatttattcatcattataaattaatttacaatatacataa
This genomic interval carries:
- the LOC128668902 gene encoding uncharacterized protein LOC128668902, which translates into the protein MTELINLREEEITLRKKRQEVLENIEKKRLEDEKDNFIKEVQNQRLRELQRCYNEQLRVSEASVASERQKLYRQLPLSESINLTEINSASDEFNSRSRVNSYNKLRNDVEALEEEVGEFLKTIKCKR